A stretch of the Sorangium aterium genome encodes the following:
- a CDS encoding BatD family protein — MTLALAPPRLAPLAAALLVALLALIAPLRARAQQQPELTARASATDVEVGEPFTVEVKALVERGAGMPSDPELRVPPDLSIVSGPSIGTQMKTQLGGGVMITQLGISATWQIVANKPGRYTIPGPTISWNGRRLPAAPILIKVAPASGRPRRPSNPFLLPGGPLQGFPWPFGGPGGLFDDEATQDQPEAEATELAMPREPDPVVFLRAIPDKTTAVVGEQVTVSFYLYFRENAEMTEPRAAPAPDFLRHTLLEDPRTERPVYTRVGGYRYAARLVDKLALFPLKTGELRTGSMQTRITGRRIGARVLRESNDVVVKVTEPPLAGRPSGYAVGDVGQFTLKATVQPRQIEQGGSVAVNVQIAGTGNFPQSLRVPERTGLDWLDPEKRDAIEPRGGAIGGTRSFGYVVRIQESGAVDLGKIELPYWDPAQKRYVVERAELGVVQVSPVAPPASSGPPSRAPLAEGDGAGRGAPFAGMPGLRTSLGPHTPPATLPLDGAPFWLLLAAPPLAVTLFGAGDRLLRRARDRRAAGASSPARLAAIAQREAEEAAAQGDLGATAAAIERAVHRAIESATGLRSRGVLLAELPGELGRRGVPEPLSSRACEALAACEAIRFEPTAQEGGGAAAAALVEQSRAVVTELSRWKPA; from the coding sequence GTGACGCTCGCGCTCGCCCCCCCGCGCCTCGCGCCGCTCGCGGCCGCGCTGCTCGTGGCGTTGCTCGCGTTGATCGCCCCGCTCCGCGCGCGTGCCCAGCAGCAGCCGGAGCTCACGGCGCGCGCGAGCGCCACCGACGTCGAGGTCGGCGAGCCGTTCACGGTCGAGGTGAAGGCGCTCGTCGAGCGCGGCGCCGGCATGCCCTCCGATCCGGAGCTGCGTGTCCCGCCCGACCTCTCCATCGTCTCCGGCCCGAGCATCGGGACGCAGATGAAGACGCAGCTCGGGGGCGGCGTCATGATCACGCAGCTGGGCATCAGCGCGACGTGGCAGATCGTCGCGAACAAACCCGGCCGCTACACCATCCCGGGGCCGACGATCTCGTGGAACGGCAGGCGCCTGCCGGCGGCTCCGATCCTGATCAAGGTCGCGCCGGCGAGCGGGCGGCCTCGCCGGCCGAGCAACCCGTTCCTGTTGCCCGGCGGCCCGCTGCAGGGCTTCCCATGGCCGTTCGGCGGTCCGGGCGGCCTCTTCGACGACGAGGCGACCCAGGACCAGCCCGAGGCCGAGGCGACAGAGCTGGCGATGCCGCGCGAGCCCGACCCGGTGGTGTTCCTGCGCGCCATCCCCGACAAGACGACCGCGGTGGTCGGCGAGCAGGTCACTGTCTCGTTCTACCTGTACTTCCGCGAGAACGCCGAGATGACCGAGCCCCGCGCGGCGCCCGCGCCGGACTTCCTTCGCCACACGCTCCTCGAGGACCCCCGCACCGAACGGCCCGTGTACACGCGGGTCGGCGGGTACCGCTATGCGGCCCGCCTCGTCGACAAGCTGGCGCTGTTCCCGCTGAAGACGGGCGAGCTGCGCACGGGCAGCATGCAGACGCGCATCACCGGTCGCCGGATCGGCGCGCGCGTGCTGCGCGAATCGAACGACGTCGTCGTGAAGGTCACGGAGCCGCCCCTCGCCGGCCGCCCGTCCGGCTATGCCGTCGGCGACGTCGGTCAGTTCACGCTCAAGGCGACGGTGCAGCCGCGCCAGATCGAGCAGGGCGGCTCGGTGGCCGTGAACGTGCAGATCGCGGGCACCGGCAACTTCCCCCAGTCGCTCCGGGTGCCGGAGCGGACCGGGCTCGACTGGCTCGACCCGGAGAAGCGCGACGCGATCGAGCCGCGCGGCGGCGCGATCGGCGGCACCCGCTCGTTCGGCTACGTCGTCCGGATCCAGGAGAGCGGCGCGGTCGATCTCGGGAAGATCGAGCTCCCCTACTGGGATCCGGCGCAGAAGCGCTACGTGGTCGAGCGCGCCGAGCTCGGCGTCGTCCAGGTCAGCCCGGTGGCTCCTCCGGCGTCGTCCGGACCGCCGTCCAGGGCGCCTCTCGCCGAGGGCGACGGCGCCGGCCGCGGCGCGCCGTTCGCCGGCATGCCGGGGCTCCGCACGTCGCTCGGCCCGCACACCCCGCCCGCGACGCTGCCCCTCGACGGCGCGCCGTTCTGGCTGCTCCTGGCCGCGCCGCCGCTCGCCGTCACGCTGTTCGGCGCGGGCGATCGGCTCTTGCGCCGGGCGCGCGATCGCCGCGCGGCGGGCGCGAGCTCGCCCGCCCGGCTCGCGGCGATAGCGCAGCGCGAAGCGGAGGAGGCGGCCGCGCAGGGAGATCTCGGGGCGACGGCCGCGGCGATCGAGCGTGCGGTGCACCGGGCGATCGAGTCCGCGACGGGCCTCCGCTCGCGCGGCGTCCTGCTCGCGGAGCTCCCTGGCGAGCTCGGCCGGCGCGGCGTCCCCGAGCCGCTCTCGTCGCGCGCGTGCGAGGCGCTGGCCGCGTGCGAGGCGATCCGGTTCGAGCCGACCGCGCAGGAGGGCGGCGGCGCCGCCGCCGCGGCGCTCGTCGAGCAGAGCCGCGCCGTCGTGACCGAGCTCTCGCGATGGAAGCCCGCATGA
- a CDS encoding ExbD/TolR family protein, with amino-acid sequence MAGVDVGGGERRARNSEINMIPFIDLLMVTIAFLLITAVWVTNSRLKTSAEVPAAAGCGEECQKEPLRTMHVHVGEDQFNLVWKQGATVLSEVSVPKRPVEIGRAGATAIRYRELGEAIQREWERSGEHRAPSDRRADQAVLHSDDKTPFRELVAVLDAINAPRRTVLLQDGRSAEMPAFLATFSAR; translated from the coding sequence ATGGCGGGCGTCGACGTGGGAGGTGGCGAGAGGCGGGCGCGAAACAGCGAGATCAACATGATTCCGTTCATCGATCTGCTGATGGTGACCATCGCCTTCCTGCTGATCACGGCGGTGTGGGTCACGAACTCGCGGCTCAAGACGAGCGCGGAGGTGCCTGCTGCCGCGGGGTGCGGTGAGGAGTGCCAGAAGGAGCCTCTCAGGACGATGCATGTCCACGTCGGCGAGGATCAGTTCAACCTCGTGTGGAAGCAGGGCGCGACTGTCCTGAGCGAGGTGAGCGTCCCCAAACGTCCTGTCGAGATCGGCAGGGCGGGAGCCACCGCGATCCGTTACAGAGAGCTCGGCGAGGCCATCCAGCGCGAGTGGGAGCGGAGCGGCGAGCACCGCGCGCCGAGCGACCGCCGCGCCGACCAGGCGGTGCTCCACAGCGACGACAAGACGCCGTTCCGCGAGCTCGTCGCCGTGCTCGACGCGATCAATGCCCCGCGCCGAACCGTCCTCCTCCAGGACGGCCGCAGCGCGGAGATGCCAGCCTTCCTAGCCACCTTCTCAGCACGATAG